The Candidatus Methanomethylicota archaeon region ACCGTGGGATTAAGATGAGTTATGAGCATTACCTTAGGAGGCTTAAGAAGTACATGAGGGAGAATGGCATTGTTGAGAGGAGGGTTTTGGAGAAGAGCTCCAGCCTAAGCGGCTCAAAGCTCAACCCTTAAATCCTAAATTATGATAGATTATTTATGGTGTTTCTGGATTGACCGATATTGGTTTTAGCTTGAAGTGCCTTGGCTGTGGAGGGGCTGTTGAAGATTTAACTGCCCTTAAATGTGGAGTATGCAACTCCCCATTAATCCTCGAATACACGGAGAACCATATATTGGAGGGGTTTAAGAGTCTTTATGGTTCTGGCTTATGGCGTTATAGGAGGCTATTCCCCAGAATCCCAGATGAGTTTATTGTGAGTTTAGGTGAGGGTGGAACACCAATAGTTGAGGCTACTGGAATTGCCAGGAGGCTTGGGGTGAGGAGGGTTTACTTGAAACTTGAATACATGAATCCAACAGGCTCCCTTAAGGATAGGGGGAGTGGCTTAATGATTTCAATGCTTAAATGGCTTGGCGTAAGGAGGATTGCAGATGACTCTTCAGGGAATGCTGGGGCATCCATAGCTGCATACTCAGCTAAAGCTGGATTGGAATGCACAATATACGTCCC contains the following coding sequences:
- a CDS encoding pyridoxal-phosphate dependent enzyme, whose product is MTDIGFSLKCLGCGGAVEDLTALKCGVCNSPLILEYTENHILEGFKSLYGSGLWRYRRLFPRIPDEFIVSLGEGGTPIVEATGIARRLGVRRVYLKLEYMNPTGSLKDRGSGLMISMLKWLGVRRIADDSSGNAGASIAAYSAKAGLECTIYVP